The stretch of DNA AGAGCAACATAAGTGTGTTGGCGAATGAAGGTGATTCcggttgtgcatgtgtgcgtgtatatgcattgctgtgtgtgtgtgtgtataggcattgctgtgtgtatatgcattgctgtgcgtgtgtgctcgtATCTCACACGCTGGCCCTCCTCTGGCGGTTGGGTCCgtggtacagacacacactcagcttCCCGCTCTTCACGTGTCTCGTGACCTCGTTCTTCCAGTGGTGCACCAGGGAGGCGGGGCAGATGATCAGGGTGCCCTGGGACACTACCTGGGtggagtctgacacacacacacacacctatatgaTATCTAGCATTCATATGACCTCTACTATACAGATTAATaaatactgtagcctacagtacCGGAACACAGGTAGTAACACATGACAGTTCATAATGAACAGACAAATCATGCCATACTGCTAGTGATGCAGTATGTgacacaggacagagagagtggacAGTTACCGTTCTTGGAGAGCCAAGCATCTGGTttagtctcctcctcctcctctcctttcttctttttcttctgggACATTATGAGGGCGATCATCGTGAGGGTCTTCCCCAGACCCATGTCATCCGCTAGGGGAAACAGGGCATGCATAAAGCTTCCTCTGGCTCTCCATACCAGAGCAGCTGGAGAGCTAGGGGCCCAGGTGGTCGTTACACCACTGCTGTCATCCGAAATATCTAGATTGTTGTGCCCCCTTGTGGATAATAGTGAGACTACACTTAAAACTCCCGCACAAACGACCTCACAGAACAAACAATGCGTGATCCTCAAAATCAAAGACCTAAAAACACGGTTAGGAATAAGCATGTGTTGTGGCGTGAATTACCCAGAATTCCTCCGCAGGGCATCTGagtctctctccagagcagccaGGCCAGCGCCCTCTTCTGGTGGGGCAGCAGAGGCACCTGGCCATGGAAGAAAGACATAAAAACACCTCAATGCAACATTATACAGGTTACCTCAACATTAACACTGGGGGGTTTGTCGAAGAGTATCTTGATGCCCTGTGTATCTGTGGTGGTCCAGTTTGTTGTATGCATCTGTGGTATCACCAGTTTGTTGTGCGTGTTTCTGGGTCGGTACCTTGATGCCGCGTGGGTCGGGGACCTCAGCATTGGGCCCGGGGCAGGACTCCAGAGAGCCGTGCAGGTGGTCGATAGCCTCGCAGGTAGCATTCTTCACCGCCAGCAGACGGTTGTCCGTCATCCTGCCTCCATAGAACGCCTGGTTCCGGGGCGTGGCTATACGCATGGAGACAGGGCAGAACTCGTTTCAGAACCAGGTGTTTGTTTATGATACAGGCAGGCGATGAGAAGAAAAATGCTGGAGAGGCCCCATAATGGGTGCTGCCTGCCTCAATGTTGAGTGTGGCCCTACCTCCATGCGGGGTGTGGCCCTGGCTGAGTTCTAGCCCCAAGGCTCCTCCTGAGGCCTGgtgctgggggggtggagggccgcTGGGCAGAAACACTGTGCCACCCTTGCGGCCGAACGGGTTGGACTGGCTGGCAGCGGGTGCTGGCTGGACCTCGCCATGTCCTCTCTGAGACTCTGAACGCAAACACAACAATGAATATACACAGGCTCATGAGTCATTTTCCATGTGGCTGGAAGCATAGTTTGTGTTGTTTtcggttgggggggggggggggggggggggggtcactcaGAGCTGCTGCTGAGAGGTTTAGGGTCTCACCTGGCTGGGAGGCAGTGACCAGACTCAAGGACTCCAGAGCATCCTCCAGGTCCTTGACCTGAGTCTTCAGCCTCTCTCCTTTATCTGGGAGGGCAGACACATTCACCACTGATAGAGTGgcctagggagggagggatggagagagagaaaagaaggaaacGGAGAGTACGTGTTAGAGATTAAGAGTTTTGTGGCCTGCAAGGGTTATGTGAGTGTATTGTGCTTCACCTTCTTTTGTTTGAGCTGGGCCGTGAGCTGGCAGTGGAGGACATGGGGGTCGTCtggctgacctttgacctgagaAGCAGACTGGAACCCTGCAAAGGACGTCAGGGTTTTCTGGACCAGAGCCACTGGAGGGGTCTGCTGTGGGCCAGGTTTCACCGACACAAACTGGACGTCATCATCATCGCTTTGTGGCTCGGCCTGGCTCTGTCGTGGGGTGCAGCTCCTCTCTGCACTCCCAGATCTCGTTGGAGCTTCCCTTGTTTGAGCGGAGAAAGGCTTGTCACATGGTGGGGTGGCGGTGTTTTCGGCATCACCGACGGAGTGTCTGTCTTTGGAGGAAGTGGCGTTCCGGTCAGGAAAAACACTTTTCCTCTCACCCGAGCTTGGCTTTTTCCCAGCATGCTTGTCAGTACCTTTGAGCACATCGATGGTTGGAGAGTGTTCACGGTGACTATCTAAGGCAGAGTGTGTGTCGTTAGTCGGCTGATTCTCGTCGCTAGAAGTTGCTTCTTCACTTCCTCTCAGGTCTCCTCTGTTGCAACCATGCTCTTTCACTTCTGCTGGCGTTTCCTGAGGTGGTGTTCTGGCTCTCTTCTCTTCATCAGAGACCCTCTTCTTTATCTTCATTCCTGCTGGAAGCTGTGTACCTCTCCAGGTCTCCGATGGACTCGACCTCCCGCTTTCCTtatcccctcctttcccctcgaCGCCTCGTCTTTCGGCACTCTCTTTATCCCTGCTCCTCTGATGCATTTCCTTCTCTGCTTTCCTGTCATCCCCCTTCCCCTGGTCCTTCCCGTTCTGGAGTGTTCTCCACTCCGTGGTGGAGTCTGGCTGTTTGGAGGCCTTGAAGGGGTTCCTGACGGGAGCCGCGCTGGGAGGCTGCAACAGGGGGTCAGACACGGGGCTTCGCTTCTCGTTCTCTGGCTGCAGAAGTGGGACACGCGTCAAACACCGATAACACTTAGAACGAAGATGTTATAAAGGTTGTCTCGTTTCACTAAATGCACACATAAGGGATATCTTGTCAAGCGTGTTcccttgataaaatatgacTTAATGTACTGGACAGTGGTGGTCTGATGGTTTCCAGGTTAAAGTGTGTGCTCAAGACTTTCAATAGTAACAATAGGAAGGGCTTACCATGGCCCAGGGAATATTCCCACACCATTTCTGCCCTGCAgtcttcccctccacacagcGATAATACAACCTGACAGCAgaggcaacaaaacacaccttttTACTTCATCACATAATAGAGCAATGCATGATGGgagtgacagacacacacacatggagagggacagagatatggacacacacatggaaagggacagagacatgaggacacacacaaagacacccagagagacaggcacagacagagacacactgagAAACGCTCCTTCAGAGAGacatgcacagacagacagagacaaacctGTAGCATTGTTGCTGCTGGATGGGTATGAGGGTTTGTAGATCCACAATAGAACTCTCGTGATTCAGACAGTGTGATGGAGGGATGCTGAGGGTTGTATACAACATTTTGTCATTCCCAGTATATCATAGTTTCTATGAATTTCTGTTAGACTAAAATAAACTGCAGCGCAGAGCCCTTACCTGGCTTGTTGAATGAAAGCACACGTGCCTTGGCGCTCGCTGCACATGTAAAAACTCTTGCCCTTATTGGGTCCATCCTTCACCCCGGTTTTCAGCATGCACATTCTGTCTGGCAGAGGAGACTATGCTTTCAGTAACATTCTTTACTTACTAACGAGTGGGTGTCGTTTAAGTGGGAAAAAGCCCACATGAACACTTGGATTTTCATTATCATCCTGACACCCTATCATCCTGGCCTTCTAAGACATCGCGCGTTTGAAAATTATGTGTCATGATACATACAACTTATCTATTCAATGTTGAATGGAATACATTGGTACTTACTGTGGACAGTGCATTTAACTTTCTCCATTCTCCCGATAGTGTAATCCACTGAAGTGAAAATGAGCTAGTGCGTTATGAATTTGTATTAACCAATCGAATGTAAGTACAGCCAATCATTACCGGGTCACGCTATTGTATGCTACAATAAACGTACACTATAGTGTTGTTTTTCTCAGTAAAACTGTTCTTCTTCACGTCATATTATGTATGTATTCTGCAAAAGGTGTGTTAAAAATCTATGTACATGTCTTTTATATTTGGTGAACCAAGAAGGTCGAAAATATTAGTTTTTGACTAATTATTAAGATAATATAAGTGGTATAAGAGTAATTTTTATATAATTGCATTATTATTAACATGGAAAACCATACTATAACGCGTTAAATGTTTATGCTATAATTTTAGAAAATCGAAATACAATCGCTTACGTCCTGAAACTACGTTACCCAGAATGCGCAGTACtgtcttttctctttcctcGCGGGCTTTGTTTTGATATGGCGGTATGCTTCGAAACACACACTTGTTAACCATCGTACTTTAAACATGAATTTAAAATACATGGAATTGGATTTGTCGGCTTAACCAAGGTAACTGCCGTCTATTTGGCATAACTTATAGTATTGTAAAGACATTCAGGTATCATTTTTTCGCTTGGAAATTAAAAATGCAATGCTACAGAGTAACTAAAGTTGGGCGTTGAGAAATCTGATGTGTCAAGTCATCAGGTACTCTCGTTAGACTATCTCTAGCTCAGAAGCTAAAAAGCTTCAAAAAGTTATTTGGGCCAAAACAAGAGTTAAACAATTTTTATGCTATACGTGATCACCGGACGTACTAAAACCTCTGTACTAAAaactttgtgtgtatgttgtcaTTTAGCGATAAGTGTGGAGCTAGTAAGTGCCCGGGATGCAGAAGCCCGAGATGGTAGCTATTTAGCGTTAGTTGAGTTTATGATGTATTGTTGCCACCAACAACAAACAGTCCATTTAAACGGTCGACCCAATATAATGAGATCTCATACTAACTTTATCCGTAACATTGAAGCCATTAAACTTGTTGCTAAACACTTTCTTATTTTCATGACCTGTCTTTAAAATGTGTCTAATCCGGTTTAGTTCCGAGCCCCATCATGTCCTCTCCAGCTGGGCTCCAGCAGTCCCAGACTAACTTCCTCGCCCAATGGATGCCGAGCAGCTCGCGCGCCGGCGTGATTCTCAACCCGTCCCCGGACCTGGCCGAGTCTCTCCGGTACAGCTCAACCTGGGATTCCCGGGATATGGAGGACTCGTTCACCTCTCATTTCGCTCCGCTCCCGGCTTCCAGAAGCAGCAGCTGCCTCAGTGTCCACGCCATCGATTCAGAACAATCTGTGACGGATTTTAACCATCTGAACCACCGACCACGAGAAAGGATTTTGTCCGACCAACAGGCTTCGGGTCCGCACGGTGCATCTCTGAGGTTAGCCGGAGAGACGGAAAGCATGGATGAGATGATCAACCAGTCTCAGGAGCTACCTTTGACACTCAAACTTGACCAGGTAAGACGTTAGACTGGTCTGTGACTGTCCACAGTTACAGGTAGGCCAACATGGCAGCATAGATCAATCTGCATGTATTGTGTTGCTAATGGCTGACCTGTGCAGCTGTAAGGTGTGATGCCCCTGTGTTGCAGCTGAGGCTGTGGCAGAAGCACATGCAGGAGGAGCTAAAAGcccagcagctggaggagctgctgcatctgcaggaggagcagcagaggcTGCTAGGCCTGGCGCAGGGCGGCAGGGAGGGGCCAGGTACGCCAACACTCTCAGCTACACACACTcagctacacgcacacacacactcagctacacacactcagctgcactcacacactcccacctacacacactcagctacacacacacacacacagctacacacacactcagctgcacacacacacacactcccagctacacacactcccagctACACCCACACTCAGCTGCACTCACACTCTTAGCTACACACGCTCacagctatacacacacactcgctatACACGTGGGTGGGGGCAGCAGGTATGCTAACACTCTGCACTACACAGCTTATGTTTCACAGCCTACCTGTAGGCCACAACCACTGAAGTCTGGTGCAGTTATCAGCCACCAGTACTTATGTGATCACTTTAgaattttacacttttattttgttttttttaaatagtatTTGAATAGCTTGAGTAAGTGTTTATGTGAATGGTTATGCACCACAGACTGCACAGGGAGTCCCAGTTTGACTGAAGCAGACTGGGGTGAGAGCACTCTCCAAACCGAAGAGAGCCCGGGCCCCAAGAGCCCCCCTCTGAAGGGCCCCCTGGCCCCTGCTAATTGGAGACAGGAGAACAGCCTTCAGGGAGCACCACAGGACCAGAAGCAAGTAGGGCCGGAAGGATGGCAGGATACACTAGGTGAGGCTGGTAGAGGCTATAACAGGATACACTAGGTGAGGCTGGTAGAGGCTATAACAGGATACACTAGGTGAGGCTGGAAGCTGGTAGAAGCTTTAACTGCTATGTTAAAAGACCGAAGGACTGATTGTTTCTCCTGCAGGGACACACGCATGGAACTATAGAGACCAACAGCAGAGTGTTgatgagagctgtgaggagcagGATGTG from Hypomesus transpacificus isolate Combined female chromosome 23, fHypTra1, whole genome shotgun sequence encodes:
- the ttf2 gene encoding transcription termination factor 2 isoform X2, producing MHCPQMCMLKTGVKDGPNKGKSFYMCSERQGTCAFIQQASIPPSHCLNHESSIVDLQTLIPIQQQQCYRLYYRCVEGKTAGQKWCGNIPWAMPENEKRSPVSDPLLQPPSAAPVRNPFKASKQPDSTTEWRTLQNGKDQGKGDDRKAEKEMHQRSRDKESAERRGVEGKGGDKESGRSSPSETWRGTQLPAGMKIKKRVSDEEKRARTPPQETPAEVKEHGCNRGDLRGSEEATSSDENQPTNDTHSALDSHREHSPTIDVLKGTDKHAGKKPSSGERKSVFPDRNATSSKDRHSVGDAENTATPPCDKPFSAQTREAPTRSGSAERSCTPRQSQAEPQSDDDDVQFVSVKPGPQQTPPVALVQKTLTSFAGFQSASQVKGQPDDPHVLHCQLTAQLKQKKATLSVVNVSALPDKGERLKTQVKDLEDALESLSLVTASQPESQRGHGEVQPAPAASQSNPFGRKGGTVFLPSGPPPPQHQASGGALGLELSQGHTPHGATPRNQAFYGGRMTDNRLLAVKNATCEAIDHLHGSLESCPGPNAEVPDPRGIKVPLLPHQKRALAWLLWRETQMPCGGILADDMGLGKTLTMIALIMSQKKKKKGEEEEETKPDAWLSKNDSTQVVSQGTLIICPASLVHHWKNEVTRHVKSGKLSVCLYHGPNRQRRASVLAEHDIVVTTYSLVSKEIPVQKEDAEKPSADADHVHSDHAPLMRVSWARVVLDEAHNIKNPKVQTSLAVCKLKAWARWAVTGTPIQNNLLDMYSLLKFLRCSPFDEFKLWKAQVDNGSKRGGERLNLLTRALLLRRTKDQRDSAGKPLVSLPDRTCQVHRLKLSEEEQSVYDVVFARSRSTLQNYLKRHEGGEVKKGSDSNPFNKVAQEFGLSQSEPLSPQQPQASSTVHILSLLLRLRQCCCHLSLLKKTLDQTELQGDGVSLSLEEQLSALCLGEPSAHDPEDTVSLNGSRFASRLFEDATESTKISAILTELKEIRMRSEDQKSVIVSQWTSMLHIVAVHLRAMGLRFAVIDGTVNPKRRMDLVEEFNTNPKGAQVMLVSLCAGGVGINLIGGNHLFLMDMHWNPALEDQACDRIYRVGQHRDVTIHRFVCEGTVEDKISTLQEKKKELAQKVLSGTGGSFTKLSLADLRVIFGV
- the ttf2 gene encoding transcription termination factor 2 isoform X1, giving the protein MEKVKCTVHNRMCMLKTGVKDGPNKGKSFYMCSERQGTCAFIQQASIPPSHCLNHESSIVDLQTLIPIQQQQCYRLYYRCVEGKTAGQKWCGNIPWAMPENEKRSPVSDPLLQPPSAAPVRNPFKASKQPDSTTEWRTLQNGKDQGKGDDRKAEKEMHQRSRDKESAERRGVEGKGGDKESGRSSPSETWRGTQLPAGMKIKKRVSDEEKRARTPPQETPAEVKEHGCNRGDLRGSEEATSSDENQPTNDTHSALDSHREHSPTIDVLKGTDKHAGKKPSSGERKSVFPDRNATSSKDRHSVGDAENTATPPCDKPFSAQTREAPTRSGSAERSCTPRQSQAEPQSDDDDVQFVSVKPGPQQTPPVALVQKTLTSFAGFQSASQVKGQPDDPHVLHCQLTAQLKQKKATLSVVNVSALPDKGERLKTQVKDLEDALESLSLVTASQPESQRGHGEVQPAPAASQSNPFGRKGGTVFLPSGPPPPQHQASGGALGLELSQGHTPHGATPRNQAFYGGRMTDNRLLAVKNATCEAIDHLHGSLESCPGPNAEVPDPRGIKVPLLPHQKRALAWLLWRETQMPCGGILADDMGLGKTLTMIALIMSQKKKKKGEEEEETKPDAWLSKNDSTQVVSQGTLIICPASLVHHWKNEVTRHVKSGKLSVCLYHGPNRQRRASVLAEHDIVVTTYSLVSKEIPVQKEDAEKPSADADHVHSDHAPLMRVSWARVVLDEAHNIKNPKVQTSLAVCKLKAWARWAVTGTPIQNNLLDMYSLLKFLRCSPFDEFKLWKAQVDNGSKRGGERLNLLTRALLLRRTKDQRDSAGKPLVSLPDRTCQVHRLKLSEEEQSVYDVVFARSRSTLQNYLKRHEGGEVKKGSDSNPFNKVAQEFGLSQSEPLSPQQPQASSTVHILSLLLRLRQCCCHLSLLKKTLDQTELQGDGVSLSLEEQLSALCLGEPSAHDPEDTVSLNGSRFASRLFEDATESTKISAILTELKEIRMRSEDQKSVIVSQWTSMLHIVAVHLRAMGLRFAVIDGTVNPKRRMDLVEEFNTNPKGAQVMLVSLCAGGVGINLIGGNHLFLMDMHWNPALEDQACDRIYRVGQHRDVTIHRFVCEGTVEDKISTLQEKKKELAQKVLSGTGGSFTKLSLADLRVIFGV